Proteins co-encoded in one Papaver somniferum cultivar HN1 chromosome 5, ASM357369v1, whole genome shotgun sequence genomic window:
- the LOC113277360 gene encoding serum factor response D-like, giving the protein MKQINFCNWSFICLVVAVVVTIQYHDGLVSAAGEEQYSNSQPVDYNNDQERTPPPPSSFFDQQRRPPPPPPSCVTQLIPCLSYLYGVTSTTNRGSSSSSGSSTRTSSPNYFNSWNNNGNNNDEYNNDGNDNRNNNEDAQPPPRSCCDPLLSVIKSSPECLCTMISNEVTSKAGEVGINITRAQELPAKCGQIVNPIACLAIAAAAGNNNNRIMRSPSSAAAAASSTVGNIKYKLIIFIVSSWAAYMEP; this is encoded by the coding sequence ATGAAGCAAATTAATTTTTGTAATTGGAGCTTCATTTGTTTGGTAGTAGCGGTAGTCGTAACAATACAATATCACGATGGATTAGTGTCAGCTGCTGGCGAGGAGCAGTACTCTAATTCTCAACCAGTTGATTATAACAACGACCAGGAaaggacaccaccaccaccatcatcattttTTGATCAGCAACgaagaccaccaccaccaccaccttcatgTGTCACACAACTGATTCCTTGTTTGAGCTACCTGTACGGGGTTACGAGCACAACTAATAGAGGTAGTAGTAGCAGCAGCGGCAGTAGTACTCGTACTAGCAGTCCAAATTACTTCAACAGCTGGAACAATAACGGGAACAATAACGATGAATACAATAATGACGGAAACGATAACAGAAACAATAACGAGGATGCGCAGCCACCACCAAGGAGTTGTTGTGATCCCCTGCTATCAGTTATTAAATCTAGCCCAGAGTGCCTCTGCACCATGATATCCAATGAAGTCACCTCCAAAGCTGGAGAAGTCGGGATTAACATTACCCGAGCTCAGGAACTGCCTGCGAAATGCGGTCAAATTGTTAACCCCATTGCTTGTCTGGCTATTGCTGCTGCTGCAGGCAATAATAACAACAGAATCATGAGGTcaccatcatcagcagcagcagcagcatcgaGCACTGTTGGAAATATCAAATATAAGCTTATCATTTTCATCGTCTCATCCTGGGCAGCATACATGGAACCATAG